The Paenibacillus sophorae genome has a segment encoding these proteins:
- a CDS encoding RNA polymerase sigma factor: MDDRELFETYNRDVYRTCYYMVHNAADAEDLCQDVFIAAFRSRREELGNPKAWILKIAVNHCLNHLSRRRKLKLKVEDNRHLLAGDANKPVDRIVEDRETAGEWAVYLERLPVKIRAAITLRYMHDFSLSDISEMLSVPVGTAKSRLHKGLRLMKKMLEKEGHAEEEGNYEEAGRRAHASVK, translated from the coding sequence TTGGATGACCGTGAGCTGTTCGAGACTTACAACCGGGATGTGTACAGAACCTGCTATTATATGGTGCATAACGCGGCGGACGCCGAAGATTTATGCCAGGACGTGTTTATTGCCGCGTTCCGCAGCCGCCGGGAAGAGCTCGGGAACCCAAAGGCGTGGATTTTGAAAATCGCCGTCAATCATTGTCTGAATCATCTGAGCCGCAGACGCAAATTGAAGCTGAAGGTTGAAGACAATCGGCATCTTCTGGCCGGAGACGCAAACAAGCCGGTGGATCGGATTGTGGAGGACCGGGAGACGGCGGGGGAATGGGCCGTTTATCTGGAACGTTTGCCCGTCAAGATCAGGGCGGCCATTACACTGAGGTATATGCATGATTTCAGCCTGTCCGACATTTCAGAGATGCTGTCCGTTCCGGTGGGAACGGCTAAATCAAGGCTGCATAAAGGGCTGAGACTGATGAAGAAGATGCTTGAAAAGGAAGGACATGCAGAAGAGGAGGGGAACTATGAAGAGGCTGGAAGACGAGCTCATGCTTCGGTTAAATGA
- a CDS encoding sucrose-specific PTS transporter subunit IIBC — protein sequence MSENQKIAEQVVEAVGGRENIVSFAHCATRLRIMVRDKELIDQKRTESIDKVKGAFFNSGQYQIIFGTGTVNRIFEEVERLGIESTSKENLKQEGKKAGNSLQRAIRTFGDVFVPIIPVLVATGLFMGLRGLLTQPQILSLFGAVPEDISPNFLLFTQILTDTAFAFLPALVAWSAFRVFGGSPVLGIVLGLMLVNPALPNAYAVAGGTAEPLTFLGFIPVVGYQGSVLPAFFIGLLGAKLEKLLRKRIPEALDLILTPFLTLLIMITLGLFAIGPVFHSLETVVLNGTTYLLGLPFGIAGLLIGFFQQIVVVTGVHHIFNFLEIQLLEKTGSNPFNAIITCAMAAQGAACLAVGLKTKNLKLKALALPSSLSAFLGITEPAIFGVNLRYMKPFIMGLVGGAVGGFLASLVQLSATGMAITVIPGTLLYMNGQLPLYILCNLTAMAVSFVLTWMFGYRDAVSEGPEELPVAETGRAPGAGAAAQASGDTAGQAAEPTKVPIFAKDRAALADAPGTLSLLSPISGTLVDLGQVPDPAFAEKQMGDGIAIQPDEGKVYAPFDAVVAHVMEKSKHAVILEHVSGVQVLIHVGIDTVALKGEGFTLNVHTGDQVKAGQLLIEFDPETIRRAGLSTVTPVIIPNGIEGVLDFSIASSGNVTAAADRIMKVNYAVANHA from the coding sequence ATGTCTGAAAATCAAAAAATCGCCGAGCAGGTTGTAGAGGCTGTTGGAGGAAGAGAAAATATCGTTTCTTTTGCGCACTGCGCTACCCGCCTGCGTATCATGGTACGCGACAAAGAATTGATCGACCAGAAACGTACGGAGAGTATCGATAAGGTAAAAGGAGCTTTTTTCAACTCGGGGCAGTATCAGATTATATTTGGTACGGGCACCGTCAACCGGATCTTTGAGGAAGTGGAAAGGCTTGGTATTGAAAGTACTTCCAAGGAGAATCTCAAGCAGGAGGGGAAAAAAGCGGGTAATTCCCTTCAGCGGGCCATTCGCACGTTCGGGGACGTGTTTGTCCCCATTATTCCCGTCCTGGTGGCGACCGGCCTGTTCATGGGCCTGCGCGGTCTCCTAACTCAGCCGCAGATTCTTTCCCTGTTCGGAGCCGTTCCGGAAGATATCTCGCCGAACTTTCTGCTGTTCACGCAGATTTTGACCGACACGGCCTTTGCCTTCCTGCCCGCTCTTGTTGCTTGGTCAGCGTTCCGGGTATTCGGGGGAAGTCCCGTACTAGGGATCGTTCTTGGACTTATGCTGGTAAACCCGGCGCTGCCTAATGCCTATGCTGTTGCAGGAGGGACCGCCGAGCCTCTTACGTTTCTCGGATTCATTCCTGTCGTTGGTTACCAGGGCTCCGTTCTGCCTGCCTTTTTCATCGGCCTGCTTGGGGCTAAATTAGAGAAACTTTTACGTAAGCGCATTCCGGAAGCGCTTGATTTGATTCTTACGCCTTTCCTTACGCTGCTGATCATGATCACGCTTGGATTATTCGCAATCGGACCTGTGTTTCACTCCCTTGAAACCGTTGTCCTAAATGGAACCACCTATCTGCTTGGACTGCCGTTTGGCATTGCCGGTCTGCTGATCGGTTTCTTTCAACAGATTGTTGTTGTTACAGGCGTGCATCATATCTTTAATTTTCTGGAAATTCAGCTTCTGGAGAAGACGGGCTCCAATCCATTCAACGCCATTATTACATGCGCAATGGCCGCTCAAGGCGCGGCATGTCTCGCGGTTGGGCTGAAGACGAAGAATCTCAAATTGAAGGCTCTAGCGCTGCCATCCTCGCTGTCGGCCTTTCTCGGGATTACCGAGCCTGCTATTTTCGGGGTGAACTTGCGCTACATGAAGCCTTTCATCATGGGGCTTGTCGGCGGCGCAGTAGGTGGATTTCTGGCTTCCCTGGTTCAACTGTCCGCTACGGGTATGGCGATCACCGTTATCCCCGGTACCCTGCTCTATATGAACGGTCAGCTTCCGCTGTATATATTGTGCAATCTTACCGCCATGGCTGTATCCTTCGTTCTCACCTGGATGTTCGGTTACCGTGATGCCGTATCGGAAGGCCCTGAGGAGCTGCCAGTGGCAGAAACAGGCCGTGCCCCCGGAGCGGGTGCGGCGGCTCAAGCCTCCGGGGACACCGCCGGTCAGGCTGCGGAGCCAACAAAGGTTCCGATTTTTGCTAAAGATCGCGCTGCCTTGGCGGATGCTCCCGGAACGCTCTCCCTGCTGTCTCCTATAAGCGGAACGCTGGTGGATCTGGGACAGGTGCCCGACCCGGCCTTTGCCGAGAAACAGATGGGAGACGGTATTGCGATCCAGCCGGATGAAGGGAAGGTGTATGCTCCTTTTGACGCCGTTGTGGCACATGTTATGGAGAAGAGCAAGCATGCGGTGATTCTGGAGCATGTCAGCGGGGTGCAGGTGCTGATTCATGTTGGAATCGACACAGTAGCTTTAAAAGGCGAAGGATTTACACTGAACGTTCACACTGGCGATCAAGTGAAGGCGGGACAGCTGCTGATCGAATTCGACCCGGAAACGATCCGCAGAGCGGGATTGTCCACTGTTACTCCTGTAATTATTCCAAACGGAATTGAAGGCGTGCTTGATTTTAGCATCGCTTCATCCGGAAATGTAACCGCAGCCGCTGACCGGATTATGAAAGTGAACTATGCGGTTGCCAACCATGCCTGA
- a CDS encoding YfhD family protein translates to MVRNSKVLSKNEKLKKLFEAKNEDVEFSAAEADRDDIKAQGRAQEADRRQLHEIIEEEE, encoded by the coding sequence ATGGTCAGAAATTCAAAAGTGCTGTCCAAGAACGAGAAGCTCAAGAAACTGTTCGAAGCCAAGAATGAGGATGTGGAATTTTCTGCGGCGGAAGCGGACAGGGACGACATTAAGGCTCAGGGCCGGGCGCAGGAAGCGGACCGAAGACAGCTTCACGAGATCATAGAGGAAGAAGAATAG
- a CDS encoding glycoside hydrolase family 32 protein: MKMSRTQLYRRIDQAEKGEWESLKQLAERSPWRQKYHIQPVAGLLNDPNGFAFFEGEYHLFYQWFPLGTGHGMKYWYHTSSSDLVHWKNRGIGIAPGGPFDSHGAFSGSAIEKDGKLYLMYTGNTRSPDWIRHPFQCMAVMEPDGVINKLEQPVILKVPRGYTDHFRDPKVWMEGGSYYCVIGAQRLDNTGSVVLFRSPDLSQWHFEGEIGTNLKSFGFMWECPDYFELDGTGILLFSPQGLSPQGDRCRNIYQSGYLTGRPINLADREFHHGEFRELDRGFDFYAPQTTQAPDGRRLLTAWMGLPEIDYPTDDHGWAHCLTLPRELSLKNGRLIQRPVRELVKLRGCKTEVSTVVNNESLSIVELAGTAYEMLVHIRETKANRFGIEFRAGRHERTVIYYDRAEGKLVLDRSLSGQSFALEYGTERRCPLQLRDGTLTLHLFVDISSVEVFVNDGEETFTARIFPERESTGVNFFAEGGRVAIDAVKWDTQ; encoded by the coding sequence ATGAAAATGAGCAGAACGCAATTATATCGGCGAATCGATCAGGCGGAGAAGGGGGAGTGGGAATCGCTGAAACAGTTGGCGGAGCGTAGTCCCTGGAGGCAGAAGTACCATATCCAACCCGTGGCGGGGCTTCTTAACGACCCTAACGGCTTTGCCTTTTTTGAAGGGGAATATCATCTGTTCTACCAATGGTTTCCGCTGGGAACAGGGCATGGCATGAAGTATTGGTATCATACTTCTTCTTCCGACCTCGTTCACTGGAAGAATCGTGGGATTGGCATCGCTCCTGGCGGACCCTTCGATTCGCACGGAGCCTTTTCGGGAAGCGCCATTGAGAAAGATGGGAAGCTGTACCTGATGTATACAGGCAATACCCGCAGTCCAGACTGGATCAGACATCCCTTTCAGTGTATGGCCGTTATGGAGCCGGATGGGGTTATAAACAAGCTGGAGCAGCCGGTTATCCTTAAAGTTCCCCGCGGCTATACCGATCATTTCAGAGACCCAAAGGTGTGGATGGAAGGCGGAAGCTACTACTGTGTAATCGGCGCGCAGCGCCTCGACAATACGGGGAGTGTGGTGCTGTTTCGCTCGCCGGACCTGAGCCAGTGGCATTTTGAAGGGGAGATCGGCACCAACTTGAAATCATTCGGCTTTATGTGGGAATGCCCGGATTATTTTGAGCTGGATGGAACGGGAATCCTGCTGTTCTCGCCGCAGGGACTGTCCCCGCAGGGCGACCGTTGCCGTAACATCTATCAGTCAGGTTATCTGACTGGAAGGCCTATTAACTTGGCTGACCGGGAATTTCACCACGGCGAGTTCCGTGAGCTGGACAGAGGCTTTGATTTTTACGCTCCGCAGACGACACAGGCTCCTGATGGCAGACGTCTGCTGACGGCCTGGATGGGGCTTCCTGAAATCGATTATCCGACAGATGATCATGGCTGGGCGCATTGCCTGACGCTTCCCCGGGAGTTAAGCCTTAAGAACGGCAGATTGATTCAGCGCCCGGTTCGGGAATTGGTGAAGCTTAGGGGCTGCAAGACCGAAGTAAGCACGGTTGTGAATAACGAATCGCTGTCCATTGTAGAGCTTGCAGGCACCGCGTATGAGATGCTGGTTCATATCCGGGAGACGAAAGCGAACCGCTTCGGCATCGAATTCCGGGCAGGCCGGCATGAGAGAACGGTAATCTATTACGACCGCGCTGAGGGGAAATTGGTGCTGGACCGTTCCCTTTCCGGACAAAGCTTCGCCTTGGAATACGGAACGGAACGAAGATGCCCGCTGCAGCTTCGGGACGGAACGCTGACGCTGCATTTGTTCGTGGACATTTCTTCGGTAGAAGTCTTTGTGAATGACGGGGAGGAAACCTTCACGGCGAGGATTTTTCCTGAACGGGAAAGCACGGGAGTCAACTTCTTCGCAGAAGGCGGCAGGGTGGCGATTGACGCTGTAAAATGGGATACTCAATAA
- a CDS encoding LacI family DNA-binding transcriptional regulator — MRGERRQNAARSQRMKTIIDIARAAGVAKSTVSRYLNGGSVSEETREKIERIIKQHNYVPNTFAQSLKAKKTSIIGTIVPRLDSFAVSQTLMGIDEELRERQYQLLISSANQDMNREIEEIYALARQKISGLLLLAAQITEQHLKAIRECRIPVVMIGQQHSLLHSVVHDDFHAGYMMGRHILNKGHRRIAYLGVTEQDIAVGVMRKEGFRKALDEYKDCEVRYYESSFRMNEAVAAAERLLEDWMPTIIVCATDNIALGVMKAAFLKQIPVPSGLSVTGFGGYDVTEIIHPALTTVKYHYKRAGKLAAENIISLVNREPVEMVTVLNCEIVGRESVDNLQGRII, encoded by the coding sequence GTGCGCGGCGAACGCCGGCAAAATGCAGCAAGGAGCCAAAGAATGAAGACCATAATCGATATTGCCCGGGCTGCGGGTGTGGCTAAGAGCACGGTCTCCCGCTACCTTAACGGTGGATCAGTCAGTGAAGAGACAAGGGAAAAGATTGAGCGTATTATCAAGCAGCATAATTATGTGCCCAATACGTTCGCTCAAAGCCTGAAAGCGAAGAAGACCAGCATTATTGGTACCATCGTTCCCCGGCTCGATTCGTTTGCGGTTTCGCAGACTTTGATGGGAATCGACGAAGAACTCCGGGAACGGCAGTATCAATTGCTTATTTCCAGTGCCAATCAGGATATGAACCGGGAGATTGAAGAGATTTACGCTCTGGCGCGGCAGAAAATTTCCGGCCTGCTGCTGCTGGCGGCGCAAATTACGGAGCAGCATTTGAAAGCGATCCGGGAGTGCAGAATTCCGGTTGTCATGATTGGTCAGCAGCATTCATTGCTTCACAGTGTAGTCCATGACGATTTTCATGCGGGCTATATGATGGGCCGGCATATCCTGAATAAAGGCCACCGCCGCATCGCTTATTTGGGGGTTACCGAACAGGATATCGCAGTGGGAGTAATGCGCAAGGAAGGCTTTAGAAAAGCGCTGGACGAGTATAAAGACTGCGAGGTCCGATATTACGAGTCCAGCTTCAGAATGAATGAGGCGGTAGCCGCCGCAGAACGATTACTGGAGGATTGGATGCCCACGATCATCGTTTGCGCAACCGACAATATCGCGCTGGGCGTGATGAAGGCCGCCTTTTTGAAGCAGATTCCTGTTCCGTCCGGCCTTTCCGTAACCGGGTTCGGGGGGTACGATGTCACCGAAATCATACATCCGGCTTTAACGACTGTAAAATATCATTATAAGCGGGCCGGCAAGCTTGCCGCCGAAAATATCATTTCTCTAGTAAACCGGGAGCCTGTAGAAATGGTAACGGTGTTGAATTGCGAGATTGTCGGTAGAGAAAGCGTTGACAATTTGCAGGGACGCATCATATAA
- the grpE gene encoding nucleotide exchange factor GrpE encodes MKEEQVQDSGVNEDNTINEQSAADQAEAVSDNDTAAADEAVQAASGDSDEIKRLQELADDYQGRVLRVQADYDNFRRRTLKEKEELAQYATSKLVTELLPVLDNFERALATAPTGSDSEAFAKGVNMIFRQLDGVLKSEGLTPMETVGQPFNPEFHQAIMQVESEEYEEGIVTEEVQKGYLLKNKVLRPAMVKVSM; translated from the coding sequence TTGAAAGAGGAACAGGTTCAAGATTCGGGTGTGAATGAAGATAACACCATTAACGAGCAAAGCGCGGCCGATCAGGCCGAGGCGGTCTCGGATAACGATACAGCAGCGGCCGATGAAGCCGTTCAGGCGGCTTCCGGTGACAGCGATGAAATCAAGCGTCTGCAGGAGCTTGCCGATGATTATCAGGGACGTGTGCTGCGCGTCCAGGCGGACTATGACAATTTCCGCCGCCGGACGCTGAAGGAGAAAGAGGAATTGGCTCAGTACGCCACCTCTAAGCTGGTTACGGAATTGCTGCCGGTACTAGACAATTTCGAGCGCGCACTGGCTACGGCGCCGACCGGCTCGGACAGCGAGGCTTTCGCCAAAGGCGTAAATATGATATTCCGCCAGTTGGACGGGGTATTGAAGTCTGAGGGGCTTACGCCGATGGAAACGGTAGGACAGCCGTTCAATCCGGAATTCCATCAGGCTATTATGCAGGTGGAGAGCGAGGAGTACGAAGAAGGCATTGTTACGGAGGAAGTCCAAAAGGGCTATCTTTTGAAGAACAAGGTGCTTCGTCCCGCCATGGTCAAAGTCAGCATGTAG
- the dnaK gene encoding molecular chaperone DnaK produces the protein MSKVIGIDLGTTNSCVAVMEGGEAVVIPNPEGARTTPSVVGFKKDGERIVGETAKRQAITNPDRTIISIKRHMGTNHKETIDGKDYSPQEISAMILQKLKSDAEAYLGQAVTQAVITVPAYFNDSQRQATKDAGKIAGLEVLRIVNEPTAAALAYGLEKSEDQTILVYDLGGGTFDVSILELGDGFFEVKATSGDNRLGGDDFDQKVIDYLVAEFKKEQGIDLSKDKAAVQRLKDAAEKAKKELSGVLTTTVSLPFITVVDGVPQHLEVNLTRAKFDELTADLVERTLGPTRQALNDAGMTPADLDKIVLVGGSTRIPAVQDAIKKLTGKEPHKGVNPDEVVALGAAVQAGVLTGDVKDVVLLDVTPLSLGIETAGGVFTKMIDRNTTIPTSKSQVFSTFADNQPSVEIHVLQGERQMASGNKTLGRFMLSEIPPAPRGVPQIEVTFDIDANGIVNVSATDKGTNKSQKITITSSGGLSESDIEQMMKDAELHAEEDRIRKELVEAKNNADQLVYSTDKVIKDLGDKVDASEIEKANQAKDKVKSALETDNLEEIKAATDALNEIVQQLSVKLYEQAAQAQQGAEGATDAGEGAKRDNVVDADYEVVDDEKNQG, from the coding sequence GTGAGTAAAGTTATCGGTATCGACCTTGGAACCACGAACTCATGCGTGGCCGTAATGGAAGGCGGCGAGGCCGTCGTTATCCCTAACCCGGAAGGCGCGCGCACGACCCCTTCGGTTGTAGGTTTCAAGAAAGACGGGGAGCGCATTGTCGGTGAAACGGCGAAGCGTCAAGCGATCACGAACCCAGACCGCACAATCATCTCGATCAAACGCCATATGGGCACAAACCATAAAGAAACGATCGACGGCAAGGACTATTCGCCGCAAGAAATTTCCGCAATGATTCTGCAAAAGCTGAAATCCGACGCTGAAGCCTATCTTGGCCAAGCGGTTACACAGGCGGTTATTACAGTTCCTGCCTATTTTAACGACAGCCAGCGCCAGGCGACCAAGGATGCGGGCAAAATCGCCGGTCTTGAAGTTCTGCGTATCGTGAACGAGCCTACAGCGGCGGCGCTTGCGTACGGTCTGGAGAAATCCGAAGACCAAACGATCCTCGTCTATGACCTTGGCGGCGGTACGTTCGACGTTTCCATCCTGGAGCTGGGCGACGGCTTCTTCGAAGTAAAAGCAACGAGCGGTGACAACCGTCTCGGCGGCGACGACTTTGACCAAAAAGTCATCGACTACCTCGTAGCCGAGTTCAAAAAAGAGCAAGGCATCGACCTGAGCAAGGACAAAGCTGCTGTTCAACGTTTGAAAGATGCAGCTGAGAAAGCCAAGAAAGAGCTGTCCGGCGTACTGACCACTACGGTCTCCCTGCCGTTCATCACCGTTGTCGACGGCGTGCCGCAGCACTTGGAGGTCAACCTGACCCGCGCCAAATTCGACGAACTGACAGCAGATCTCGTTGAACGCACACTCGGACCGACTCGCCAGGCGCTGAACGACGCAGGCATGACTCCGGCCGATCTGGACAAAATCGTGCTTGTCGGCGGTTCCACACGGATTCCGGCCGTACAAGATGCTATCAAGAAGCTGACCGGCAAAGAGCCGCATAAAGGCGTTAACCCGGATGAAGTCGTTGCCCTTGGCGCCGCTGTTCAAGCGGGCGTGCTGACCGGCGACGTGAAGGACGTGGTTCTGCTGGACGTAACGCCGCTGTCCCTCGGTATTGAAACCGCAGGCGGCGTATTCACAAAGATGATCGATCGCAACACGACGATCCCGACCAGCAAATCGCAAGTCTTCTCGACATTCGCCGACAATCAGCCGAGCGTTGAGATTCATGTCCTGCAAGGCGAACGCCAAATGGCGAGCGGCAACAAAACGCTGGGACGCTTTATGCTGAGTGAAATCCCACCGGCACCTCGCGGCGTTCCGCAAATCGAAGTTACCTTCGACATCGACGCCAACGGTATCGTGAATGTATCCGCAACGGATAAAGGCACGAACAAGAGCCAGAAGATCACGATCACTTCCTCCGGCGGCTTGAGCGAATCCGATATCGAGCAAATGATGAAGGACGCCGAGCTTCATGCCGAAGAGGACCGTATCCGCAAGGAACTGGTGGAAGCGAAGAACAATGCCGACCAGCTCGTTTATTCCACGGATAAGGTCATCAAGGACCTTGGCGACAAAGTAGACGCATCCGAGATTGAAAAAGCGAACCAGGCCAAGGACAAAGTGAAGTCCGCGCTGGAAACCGATAATCTGGAAGAGATCAAGGCGGCTACCGATGCGTTGAACGAAATCGTGCAGCAGTTGTCCGTGAAGCTGTATGAACAAGCGGCGCAAGCTCAGCAAGGCGCTGAAGGCGCGACTGACGCTGGTGAAGGCGCAAAGAGAGATAACGTAGTCGACGCCGATTACGAAGTGGTTGACGACGAGAAGAATCAAGGATAA
- a CDS encoding DUF4179 domain-containing protein, which translates to MKRLEDELMLRLNDDEQVPYPDFGAMWERMDKTVPAGPEMRGTLAAPFVRKRKVKRIAVAATLGALLVAAPVYAAIHYDLGYLLNGKSGIQAALEQNMGQTLERSVTREGITMTLRTAIVDDNRTVILYTLDAGFRPPEEFWNFKGFSLRDAEGNPIEAEVSNLLRWDLSNKRYYGILETDWTPSQDNERVQLVAEELRKYSQQEQEIKLDPASQEPQSFTIGRDGMQKIKIQPFTQGPDKMMFASTVTFDRPEVKSWTFPQIVAYRDGTEVKPLPGGTFGTPDGSGNYTSQQYFDPKAIPGGKTVFKLQYTRVERTVDGPWTFDLQLSKKQMQSGTIQTALNLPLEAGDSGSTLEKMVITPTQIRIVIRTREKYQEIPYKKYSLEVGGKTLEGPRYYSPMDPYRISLRIERPLDLKVTADTPIIFVGKHKVTVHEDKQTSFQLTGISDKKRTLETTIGGYPVTWTYYRQGADLYVETGSEDARFGGINQTYIMRGKERLLGKPLTANFTGDGNNKAIDVYKNFQGTEAEIHMFYYTIDDPEKVTRVTLRPGPTQSGSPAQ; encoded by the coding sequence ATGAAGAGGCTGGAAGACGAGCTCATGCTTCGGTTAAATGACGATGAACAAGTGCCTTATCCCGACTTTGGCGCTATGTGGGAAAGGATGGATAAGACCGTCCCTGCCGGACCGGAAATGAGAGGGACCCTCGCCGCTCCGTTCGTCCGGAAGCGGAAGGTGAAGAGAATTGCGGTTGCCGCAACCCTCGGAGCTCTGCTTGTCGCCGCTCCCGTCTATGCCGCCATACATTATGACTTAGGCTATCTGCTAAATGGGAAAAGCGGCATTCAGGCGGCGCTTGAGCAAAACATGGGTCAAACGCTGGAGCGGTCCGTCACCAGGGAGGGCATTACCATGACCTTGCGCACGGCAATAGTTGACGATAACCGGACCGTCATTTTGTACACGCTGGATGCCGGGTTCCGCCCGCCGGAGGAGTTTTGGAATTTCAAGGGTTTCTCACTGAGGGATGCCGAAGGAAATCCGATCGAGGCGGAAGTGTCCAACTTACTGAGGTGGGATTTAAGCAATAAGAGATACTATGGTATTCTCGAGACCGATTGGACGCCTTCTCAGGATAACGAGCGAGTCCAGTTGGTTGCGGAGGAACTGCGGAAATACAGCCAGCAGGAGCAGGAAATCAAACTGGATCCCGCTTCCCAGGAGCCGCAAAGCTTCACCATCGGACGGGACGGAATGCAAAAAATAAAGATTCAGCCGTTTACGCAAGGCCCGGATAAAATGATGTTTGCCTCCACAGTCACGTTCGACCGTCCGGAAGTCAAGTCGTGGACCTTTCCGCAGATTGTAGCTTACCGGGACGGAACGGAAGTGAAGCCGCTGCCCGGGGGGACCTTTGGCACGCCGGATGGAAGCGGAAATTATACCTCGCAGCAGTATTTTGACCCGAAGGCCATTCCTGGTGGAAAGACGGTGTTCAAACTGCAGTATACGCGGGTGGAGCGGACGGTGGACGGCCCGTGGACGTTTGATCTGCAGCTCAGCAAAAAACAAATGCAAAGCGGAACGATACAGACAGCGCTTAACTTACCGCTGGAAGCGGGCGACAGCGGCAGCACGCTGGAGAAGATGGTCATTACGCCGACGCAGATTCGGATCGTGATCAGAACCCGGGAGAAATATCAGGAAATTCCTTATAAAAAATATAGTTTGGAAGTTGGCGGGAAAACGCTGGAAGGCCCGAGATATTACTCCCCAATGGATCCCTATCGGATCAGCCTGCGTATTGAGCGGCCGCTCGATCTGAAGGTGACCGCCGATACACCGATTATTTTTGTGGGCAAGCACAAAGTAACCGTTCATGAAGACAAGCAAACTTCTTTTCAATTGACGGGAATATCCGATAAAAAGCGGACGCTGGAAACAACGATCGGCGGTTATCCGGTAACGTGGACCTATTACAGGCAGGGGGCCGACCTGTACGTGGAAACCGGAAGCGAAGATGCCCGTTTCGGCGGCATTAACCAGACTTATATTATGCGGGGCAAAGAGAGATTGCTCGGAAAACCGCTCACGGCCAACTTTACAGGGGACGGCAATAACAAAGCCATCGACGTTTACAAGAATTTTCAGGGGACGGAAGCGGAAATCCATATGTTTTATTACACAATCGACGATCCGGAAAAAGTAACAAGGGTCACGCTGCGACCCGGGCCGACGCAGAGCGGCAGTCCGGCGCAATAA
- the dnaJ gene encoding molecular chaperone DnaJ → MADKRDYYEVLGLGKNASEDEIKKAYRKLARQYHPDVNKASDAEAKFKEVKEAYDVLSDPQGRARYDQYGHIDPNQGMGGGFGGGDFGGGLGDIFDMFFGGGGRRDPNAPQRGNDLQYTMTIEFKEAVFGKETDITIPRTETCDTCFGSGAKPGTKPQTCSVCHGSGQQEVVQNTPLGRMVNRRPCSNCGGTGKIIKEKCSTCGGGGRVKKQRKIHVRIPAGVDDGAQLRMSGEGEGGLRGGPAGDLYIVIRVKPHDFFVREDDDILCEVPLTFAQAALGDEIEIPTLTEKVKLKIPAGTQTGTFFRLKGKGVPRLRGNGIGDQHVRVIVVTPSKLSDEQKDLLRQFASFDGENTHEQGQSFFDRMKRAFRGD, encoded by the coding sequence GTGGCAGATAAGCGCGATTATTATGAGGTGCTCGGCTTAGGCAAGAACGCTTCGGAAGATGAAATTAAAAAAGCGTACCGCAAGCTGGCCCGTCAGTATCATCCGGACGTGAACAAGGCCAGCGACGCCGAGGCCAAATTCAAGGAAGTGAAGGAAGCGTACGATGTACTGAGCGATCCGCAAGGACGGGCGAGATATGACCAATACGGACATATCGATCCTAACCAGGGAATGGGCGGTGGCTTTGGCGGCGGGGATTTCGGCGGCGGTTTGGGCGACATTTTCGACATGTTCTTCGGCGGCGGAGGACGGCGCGATCCGAATGCGCCCCAGCGCGGCAATGACTTGCAGTATACGATGACCATTGAATTCAAGGAAGCCGTGTTCGGCAAAGAGACCGACATCACGATTCCGCGGACGGAAACCTGCGATACCTGCTTCGGTTCCGGAGCGAAGCCCGGCACGAAGCCGCAAACCTGCTCCGTCTGCCATGGCAGCGGGCAGCAGGAGGTTGTACAGAACACGCCGCTTGGCCGGATGGTGAACCGCAGACCGTGTTCGAACTGCGGAGGCACGGGCAAGATTATCAAGGAAAAATGTTCGACATGCGGCGGCGGCGGCCGTGTGAAGAAGCAGCGCAAAATCCATGTCCGGATTCCTGCGGGTGTGGACGACGGCGCGCAGCTGCGCATGAGCGGCGAAGGCGAAGGCGGCCTGCGCGGCGGCCCTGCGGGCGATCTGTATATTGTCATCCGCGTTAAGCCGCATGATTTCTTCGTTCGCGAGGACGACGACATTCTGTGCGAGGTTCCGCTGACGTTCGCTCAGGCGGCGCTCGGAGATGAAATCGAGATTCCGACCCTGACCGAGAAGGTCAAGCTCAAAATCCCGGCCGGCACTCAGACGGGCACGTTCTTCCGCCTCAAAGGCAAAGGCGTTCCCCGGCTTCGCGGGAACGGAATCGGCGACCAGCATGTCCGGGTCATTGTGGTGACGCCAAGCAAACTGAGCGACGAGCAGAAGGATCTTCTTCGCCAGTTCGCTTCCTTCGACGGCGAGAATACGCATGAGCAGGGGCAATCCTTCTTTGACCGCATGAAGCGCGCATTCCGCGGAGATTAG